From Anaerococcus urinomassiliensis:
TATCAACTCCTAGGCCAAAGGCAAAGCCAGTGTATTTTTCGCTATCTATACCACAAGCTTCTAGTACATTTGGATGAACCATACCTCCACCAAGAAGCTCCATAGACCAGCCTGTGTTACCACATGCAGGACAACCTTCTCCGTGGCATATTGGGCAAGTTGCATCTACTTCAAGTGATGGCTCTGTAAATGGGAAATGGTGAGGACGGTACCTAAGTTCTATATCATCTCCAAACATTTCCTTGATAAAGGTCTCAAGTGTTGCTTTAAGATTTGCCATAGATACATTCTCGTCAACAACCAAACATTCCAATTGGTGGAACATTGGTGAGTGAGTTCTGTCTACTTCGTCATTTCTGAAAACCCTACCTGCTGAAACCATTTTGATAGGAAGTTTGCCCTCGTTCATCACGCGAATTTGTACTGATGAAGTATGTGGACGTAGTAAAATATCATCTGTAATGTAGAAAGTATCAGATGTTGACCTTGCTGGATGGTCTGCTGGTGAGTTTAGATCGTCAAATACGTTTTTAACTGTGTCAATTTCTGGACCATCTACAACTTCAAATCCCATATTTTGAAATATTGTTTCCAAATCATCTAGGGTTTGGTTGATTAGTGATAGGTGACCACTCTCGTGTCTATCAAAGTGGGCTGTCACATCTAGTTTTTCTTTTTTAATCTTTTCTCTTAGGATTTCTTTGTTAAGGGCTTCAGATTTTTGTCCAAGTGCTTCTTCAATCTTTTTACTGTTTTCATTTATTAGCTTACCAGCCATTGGTTTTTC
This genomic window contains:
- the pheS gene encoding phenylalanine--tRNA ligase subunit alpha; protein product: MEAKLNDILAKARGEIEAASSLDDLEKARVKYLGKKGLITDLKKNISKLPKEEKPMAGKLINENSKKIEEALGQKSEALNKEILREKIKKEKLDVTAHFDRHESGHLSLINQTLDDLETIFQNMGFEVVDGPEIDTVKNVFDDLNSPADHPARSTSDTFYITDDILLRPHTSSVQIRVMNEGKLPIKMVSAGRVFRNDEVDRTHSPMFHQLECLVVDENVSMANLKATLETFIKEMFGDDIELRYRPHHFPFTEPSLEVDATCPICHGEGCPACGNTGWSMELLGGGMVHPNVLEACGIDSEKYTGFAFGLGVDRIAMVRYGLDDIRLLYDNDKRFIEQF